One stretch of Lucilia cuprina isolate Lc7/37 chromosome 6, ASM2204524v1, whole genome shotgun sequence DNA includes these proteins:
- the LOC111688271 gene encoding uncharacterized protein LOC111688271 has product FALFILILYSFLCLLLFLFIFFLLSVVTVLLPLTQGQAYHFIIGHHQRNFDQLYREPNSRTYVADTNYSDTTAADLENTNSTIIVTTVRESNELSQTAMDIITIVWYVATFLALAAFFLLMACSDRRCSDTQRNANMNTNEAPIPPPTPSPSYSEFAPPSYDSVMKLQHQSKNTIFVIPFSVEPTAAKDGVNTSVNNQVNTTTTTTTTTTTNTNANDLPLTPNMSFYTINELQKLGS; this is encoded by the exons tttgcaCTTTTCATTCTAATTTTATACTCATTTCTCtgtcttttattgtttttatttatattttttctactttcaGTAGTCACTGTTCTGTTGCCTTTAACACAGGGACAGGCATATCATTTTATAATCGGTCATCATCAGCGTAACTTCGATCAATTGTATCGGGAACCAAATAGCAGAACTTACGTAGCAGACACAAATTATTCGGATACAACTGCAGCTGATTTGGAAAATACAAATTCAACAATTATTGTTACCA CGGTACGTGAATCAAACGAATTATCACAGACTGCCATGGACATCATAACGATCGTTTGGTATGTGGCCACCTTTTTGGCTTTAGCTGCCTTCTTTTTACTTATGGCTTGCTCGGATAGACGATGTAGTGATACCCAACGTAATGCCAATATGAATACAAATGAAGCTCCCATACCACCACCCACACCCTCACCATCATACAGTGAATTTGCCCCGCCCAGTTATGACAGTGTTATGAAATTACAACATCAAAGTAAAAATACCATATTTGTCATACCATTTTCGGTGGAACCAACTGCTGCCAAAGATGGTGTTAATACCAGTGTGAATAACCAGGtcaatacaacaacaacgacaacaacaacaacaacaactaatactAATGCTAATGATCTGCCCTTAACTCCTAATATGAGTTTTTATACCATAAATGAACTGCAAAAATTAGGAAGTTAA